In Planctomycetota bacterium, one DNA window encodes the following:
- a CDS encoding nucleotidyltransferase family protein — translation MSALNDIRGRRKEILRIAARHGAHNVRLFGSVVRGEAAADSDVDFLVRLDDDRSLIDHIALIRELEDLIGCRVDVVAEDALHRVIRARVLAEGVPL, via the coding sequence ATGTCGGCGCTGAACGACATTCGGGGCAGGCGGAAGGAGATCCTCCGGATCGCCGCCCGGCACGGAGCACACAACGTGCGCCTCTTCGGGTCGGTGGTGAGGGGCGAGGCCGCCGCGGATAGCGACGTGGATTTTCTGGTCCGCCTGGACGACGACCGGTCGCTGATTGACCACATCGCCCTCATCCGCGAGTTGGAGGACCTCATCGGATGCCGCGTGGATGTGGTGGCCGAGGACGCCTTGCACCGCGTCATCCGCGCCCGCGTGCTGGCGGAGGGGGTGCCGTTGTGA
- a CDS encoding CPBP family glutamic-type intramembrane protease translates to MPASPRRRNSSSPARSSRTGPNLLFAPQAARPWPSLLFLSPFLVFYTAGLIWVRPDLAAGVDLLLRRVLFLAGPSAVLAPAGLVVAVLLAWHLARRDPWRFPAALVPAMGVETVLWAVPLLALHGLFQAFAAGPGPIELAGAGPARTDLVAAAMTSIGAGIYEELLFRLVLVGGLVLVAERVFRLAHSGAVVAAVLVAAALFAGAHTFQAPGSFTWPTFLFRTAAGVYLAALFATRGFGIAAGVHIVFNLAVKLTLSVP, encoded by the coding sequence ATGCCTGCCAGCCCACGTCGCCGGAACAGTTCGAGCCCCGCTCGCTCCTCCCGGACCGGTCCGAATCTTCTTTTTGCGCCGCAGGCGGCGCGTCCCTGGCCGAGCCTGCTTTTTCTTTCGCCCTTCCTGGTCTTTTACACGGCCGGTCTCATCTGGGTCCGGCCGGACCTGGCCGCGGGCGTGGACCTCCTCTTGCGTCGCGTGCTTTTCCTGGCGGGACCCTCAGCGGTCCTCGCCCCCGCGGGCCTCGTGGTGGCCGTCCTCCTGGCTTGGCATCTGGCGCGCCGGGATCCCTGGCGGTTCCCTGCCGCGCTCGTGCCCGCGATGGGGGTGGAGACGGTCCTGTGGGCCGTCCCGCTCCTGGCGTTGCACGGTCTGTTTCAGGCCTTCGCCGCCGGTCCCGGGCCGATCGAGTTGGCGGGCGCCGGTCCCGCCCGGACCGACCTGGTTGCCGCCGCCATGACCAGCATTGGTGCCGGCATCTACGAGGAACTTCTCTTCCGCCTGGTTCTGGTGGGGGGTCTGGTACTCGTCGCGGAGCGTGTGTTTCGGCTGGCGCATTCCGGCGCCGTCGTGGCGGCCGTCCTCGTCGCTGCCGCGCTCTTTGCCGGCGCCCACACGTTCCAGGCGCCTGGGTCGTTCACGTGGCCGACGTTTCTGTTTCGCACGGCGGCGGGGGTCTACCTGGCCGCCCTGTTCGCGACGCGGGGGTTCGGCATCGCCGCCGGCGTCCACATCGTCTTCAATCTCGCCGTCAAACTGACCCTCTCCGTGCCGTGA
- a CDS encoding endonuclease III domain-containing protein, giving the protein MNTSEKIRAFYDLLLAAYGPQGWWPADTPFEVAVGAILTQNTNWKNVERAIGNLKREGLLEAAALARTDAERLAEVIRPAGYYRVKAKRLKNFICLLEKQFGGSPDALFALGTAALRETILGVTGIGPETADSIVLYAAHRPVFVVDAYTARVLYRHGLAEAEATYEDLQELMQEALEENVGLYQEYHALLVAVGKRQCKKSAPACRGCPLQESLEEGQPVGEEW; this is encoded by the coding sequence ATGAACACGAGCGAAAAGATTCGGGCGTTCTACGATCTGCTGCTGGCCGCCTACGGGCCGCAAGGCTGGTGGCCCGCCGACACTCCCTTCGAGGTGGCCGTCGGCGCGATCCTGACGCAGAACACCAACTGGAAGAACGTCGAGCGGGCCATCGGGAACCTGAAGCGCGAGGGCCTGCTGGAAGCGGCGGCGCTGGCGCGGACGGACGCGGAACGCCTGGCCGAGGTCATCCGGCCGGCGGGGTATTACCGCGTGAAGGCCAAGCGCCTCAAGAACTTCATCTGCCTCCTCGAGAAGCAATTCGGCGGAAGCCCGGACGCGCTCTTCGCGCTCGGCACGGCCGCCCTCAGGGAAACGATCCTGGGCGTGACGGGGATCGGGCCGGAGACGGCGGACTCGATCGTCCTGTACGCGGCCCATCGGCCGGTGTTCGTCGTGGACGCGTACACGGCGCGGGTGCTCTATCGGCACGGGCTAGCGGAGGCGGAGGCGACGTACGAGGACCTGCAGGAATTGATGCAGGAGGCGCTCGAAGAGAACGTGGGGCTTTATCAGGAGTACCACGCGCTCCTGGTGGCGGTGGGGAAACGCCAGTGCAAGAAGTCGGCGCCCGCGTGCCGGGGATGCCCGCTCCAGGAGTCCCTGGAGGAAGGCCAGCCGGTCGGAGAGGAGTGGTAA
- a CDS encoding CDP-alcohol phosphatidyltransferase family protein, translating to MSWPNRITLLRLLLVPVFILLVLSAAENAAYRYAALGLAVALGVCDAADGILARRTGAVTRIGSILDPLADKALMISAIVLLSFEGILSTEHPALRLPYWVSVTIVSRDLFILVGTGIIFLLAGLFQALPSVSGKAATVVQFIMIAAMLASPDFLRWFPSATWYGLYGIWVVTVLLGVVSWLGYLRTGSKLLSAGG from the coding sequence ATGTCCTGGCCGAACCGCATCACGCTGCTGCGCCTCCTGCTCGTGCCGGTGTTCATTCTCCTGGTGCTGAGCGCAGCCGAGAACGCCGCCTATCGCTATGCGGCGCTCGGCCTGGCGGTCGCTCTGGGCGTGTGCGACGCGGCCGACGGCATCCTCGCCCGCCGCACGGGCGCCGTCACGCGGATCGGTTCCATCCTCGACCCGCTGGCGGACAAGGCCCTGATGATCAGCGCCATCGTCCTGCTGAGTTTCGAAGGCATCCTCTCGACCGAGCATCCGGCCCTTCGCCTTCCGTACTGGGTGTCGGTGACGATTGTTTCGCGCGACCTTTTCATCCTCGTCGGCACGGGGATCATCTTCTTGCTGGCCGGGCTGTTCCAGGCCTTGCCGAGCGTGAGCGGCAAAGCGGCCACGGTCGTCCAATTCATCATGATCGCCGCCATGCTCGCCTCGCCCGACTTTTTGCGCTGGTTCCCGTCGGCCACGTGGTACGGCCTCTACGGGATATGGGTCGTGACGGTCCTCTTGGGCGTCGTTTCCTGGCTGGGGTACCTGCGGACGGGGTCGAAACTTCTCTCGGCCGGGGGCTAG
- a CDS encoding type II toxin-antitoxin system VapC family toxin, with protein MKTVVLDASVVVKLFFEEKDSKAAEQCVAQAEELLAPDLVWVETANVIWKRQRRGNLTADAASDIARSILALPVVTHPAADLVPDALELAMQLDRTVYDCLYLALAVKTKSVMITGDKRLVSALAGGPLAKHVVWIGERLAE; from the coding sequence ATGAAGACCGTTGTCCTCGATGCCAGCGTGGTTGTGAAACTCTTCTTTGAGGAAAAGGATTCCAAAGCGGCCGAGCAGTGTGTGGCGCAGGCTGAGGAACTTTTGGCACCCGATCTTGTCTGGGTCGAAACCGCCAATGTCATCTGGAAGCGGCAGCGCCGCGGCAACCTTACGGCTGACGCCGCCAGCGACATCGCACGGAGTATCCTGGCTCTGCCGGTCGTCACCCATCCGGCGGCCGACCTTGTTCCGGACGCCCTCGAATTGGCCATGCAATTGGATCGCACCGTTTACGACTGCCTGTACCTCGCGCTGGCCGTCAAGACGAAGTCCGTTATGATTACCGGCGACAAGCGCCTGGTGAGCGCACTTGCCGGCGGACCGCTGGCAAAGCACGTCGTCTGGATCGGGGAGCGGCTGGCGGAGTAG
- a CDS encoding diguanylate cyclase: MPFRANILVVGAEADANARLAAMLERVGATVQQAPDCLTAMAIVKSDAVELAVLADCGGQFNPVETARVLKSLRRDRYLPVMLVAEKGLAGGAEPEGLEDLDDVLGPGFDEETLRRRLQALLRAKSTHDQLREVRGELEKTLARENALLEQLREDNKTLKVRSITDGLTALYNYRYLMEWLKTEFKISRRYGHSLSMIIVDVDFFKRINDEYGHPFGDLALKEIAVVLKQCARESDLVARYAGDEFALVCPRTGHKEISALAKRILVASRKHRFESKGGRVPITLSLGTATYPDDPEVVSPELLVFLADQALYQTKRGGRNGVTAWHEIEPETRFAIRGELKGPNHPLLANDPKSRLELAAAARLVGAAAETTSFCPRDADPPSR, encoded by the coding sequence ATGCCTTTCCGAGCGAACATTCTCGTCGTCGGCGCCGAGGCGGACGCCAACGCGCGCCTCGCCGCCATGCTCGAGCGCGTCGGGGCTACCGTCCAGCAAGCGCCCGATTGCCTGACGGCCATGGCCATCGTCAAGAGCGATGCCGTGGAACTGGCGGTGCTGGCCGATTGCGGCGGACAGTTCAACCCCGTCGAGACGGCGCGGGTTCTGAAGAGCCTTCGCCGCGACCGTTATCTGCCCGTCATGCTCGTGGCCGAAAAGGGACTCGCCGGCGGAGCGGAGCCGGAGGGGCTTGAAGACCTCGACGACGTCCTCGGGCCCGGGTTCGACGAAGAGACCCTGCGCCGGCGTCTCCAGGCGCTCCTGCGCGCCAAGAGCACGCACGACCAGTTGCGCGAGGTCCGCGGCGAACTCGAGAAGACCCTGGCGCGAGAGAACGCCCTCCTCGAACAACTCCGCGAGGACAACAAGACGCTCAAGGTCCGCAGCATCACGGACGGCCTGACGGCCCTCTACAACTACCGGTACCTGATGGAGTGGCTGAAGACGGAGTTCAAGATCAGCCGGCGCTACGGCCACTCGCTCTCGATGATCATCGTGGACGTCGATTTCTTCAAGCGGATCAACGACGAGTACGGGCATCCGTTCGGCGACCTGGCGCTGAAGGAAATCGCCGTCGTCCTCAAGCAGTGCGCTCGCGAGTCGGACCTGGTGGCCCGTTACGCCGGCGACGAGTTCGCCCTCGTCTGCCCGCGCACGGGGCACAAGGAAATTTCCGCTCTCGCCAAGCGCATCCTCGTCGCCTCGCGCAAGCACCGCTTCGAATCGAAAGGCGGGCGCGTGCCGATCACCCTGAGCCTCGGCACGGCGACGTATCCGGACGATCCCGAGGTCGTCTCGCCCGAACTGCTGGTCTTCCTCGCCGACCAGGCGCTGTATCAGACGAAGCGCGGGGGGCGCAACGGCGTCACCGCCTGGCACGAAATCGAGCCGGAGACCCGCTTCGCCATTCGCGGAGAATTGAAAGGCCCGAACCACCCGCTGCTCGCCAACGATCCGAAAAGTCGGCTCGAACTGGCGGCAGCGGCCAGGCTCGTCGGCGCCGCGGCAGAAACGACCTCCTTCTGCCCGCGCGACGCCGACCCGCCGTCCCGGTAG
- a CDS encoding DUF86 domain-containing protein: MKDDRLYLEHIRDAIAKIRAYTAGGRDEFMRNSLIQDGVIRNFEIIGEASKQLSDVARFRDFLIHHYMGVNPKRVWDVIETHLPALRKAAEERLQS; this comes from the coding sequence GTGAAGGACGACCGGCTTTACCTGGAGCACATCCGTGATGCCATAGCGAAGATTCGTGCCTACACGGCGGGTGGGCGCGACGAGTTCATGCGAAACTCGCTGATCCAGGACGGCGTCATTCGCAACTTCGAGATCATCGGCGAGGCCTCCAAGCAACTGAGCGACGTCGCACGGTTCAGGGACTTCTTGATCCACCACTACATGGGCGTGAACCCGAAGCGCGTCTGGGACGTGATCGAAACCCATCTGCCCGCGCTCCGGAAAGCCGCCGAGGAACGATTGCAGTCCTGA
- the amrB gene encoding AmmeMemoRadiSam system protein B, which translates to THYGPAYGFAPKGVGEAALRWVRDENDRRMIDLALRLDAEAAVPEAEARLNACGSGAVAATLAAARELGAVQGYLVHYTTSFDVMKERMGRRGFDAAVGYAGLLF; encoded by the coding sequence ACGCACTACGGCCCGGCCTACGGTTTCGCGCCGAAGGGCGTGGGCGAGGCGGCGCTTCGCTGGGTCCGCGACGAGAACGACCGCCGGATGATCGACCTGGCGCTTCGGCTCGACGCCGAAGCGGCCGTCCCCGAAGCCGAAGCGCGGCTGAACGCCTGCGGTTCCGGGGCCGTGGCCGCCACCCTCGCCGCCGCACGCGAACTCGGCGCCGTCCAGGGCTACCTCGTCCACTACACGACGTCCTTCGACGTGATGAAAGAGCGGATGGGCCGGCGCGGCTTCGATGCGGCCGTCGGCTACGCCGGCCTCCTGTTTTAG